A region from the Benincasa hispida cultivar B227 chromosome 8, ASM972705v1, whole genome shotgun sequence genome encodes:
- the LOC120083445 gene encoding O-fucosyltransferase 15 isoform X4: MVVERNIGYIMVTANGGMNQQRVAVCNAVVLARLLNSTLVVPRFMYSSVWKDVSQFSDIYQEDHFINYMTPDIHIVKELPDNLRSLDLEAIGSVVTDADIIKEAMPRFYLKNILPILIKNKVVHFLGFGNRLAFDPLSFELQRLRCRCNFHALRFVPKIQRTGALLLQRLRQKEGYPGPLDKHLVGSFIESTMKERKARSTKASRYLSVHLRFEIDMVAHSLCEFGGGKEEREELEAYRAVHFPALSLLQKTTKLPSPAELRSEGLCPLTPEEAVLMLAALGFKRKTKIFVAGSQIYGGNTRLTALTSLYPNLVTKEKLLSTTELEPFKNFSSQLAALDFIGCTAADAFAMTDSGSQLSSLVSGYRIYYGGGRMPTIRPNKRRLASIFSRNNTIEWRIFEIRVRKAVRQTKHILTRPRGRSVYRYPRCKECMCWTG; the protein is encoded by the exons ATGGTAGTAGAGAGAAATATCGGATACATTATGGTTACTGCAAACGGTGGAATGAATCAACAGCGAGTAGCT GTTTGCAATGCTGTTGTCCTGGCACGACTACTTAATTCAACTCTGGTTGTTCCCAGATTTATGTACAGTAGCGTTTGGAAAGATGTGAG TCAATTCAGCGATATCTACCAGGAGGATCATTTTATTAACTACATGACTCCTGACATCCATATAGTGAAAGAACTTCCGGATAATTTACGGTCCTTAGACTTGGAGGCAATTGGAAGTGTG GTAACGGATGCTGACATTATCAAAGAGGCCATGCCTAGATTCTACTTGAAAAACATTCTTCCTATTCTAATTAAGAATAAGGTTGTGCATTTCCTGGGTTTTGGTAATCGGTTGGCATTTGACCCTTTGTCATTTGAGTTACAG AGACTTCGATGCAGATGCAATTTTCATGCCCTGAGGTTTGTTCCTAAAATTCAAAGAACTGGTGCTTTGCTTCTTCAAAGGCTACGTCAAAAAGAAGGCTACCCAGGACCATTGGACAAACATCTTGTGGGTTCATTTATAGAATCAACAATGAAGGAAAGAAAAGCTCGCTCAACAAAAGCTTCTAGATACCTATCTGTACATTTGAGATTTGAAATTGATATGGTAGCTCATTCTCTCTGTGAATTTGGTGGAggcaaagaagaaagagaagagttgGAAGCTTATCGAGCAGTCCATTTCCCTGCATTGTCTCTTCTCCAGAAAACTACTAA ATTACCTTCTCCTGCAGAACTTAGGTCAGAAGGTCTTTGTCCTTTGACACCTGAGGAAGCTGTACTTATGCTTGCTGCTCTTGGTTTCAAACGCAAGACAAAGATATTTGTAGCAGGCTCGCAGATATATGGAGGAAATACAAGGTTGACTGCTCTAACTAGTCTGTATCCTAATCTGGTTACAAAGGAGAAGTTGCTTTCAACAACCGAGCTTGAACCTTtcaagaacttttcttctcag TTAGCAGCACTGGACTTCATAGGCTGCACAGCTGCGGATGCATTTGCAATGACAGACTCTGGTAGTCAATTGTCATCTCTTGTGTCTGGTTATCGGATATACTATGGCGGTGGAAGGATGCCTACAATTCGACCAAACAAGCGAAGGCTTGCAAGCATATTTTCAAGGAACAACACTATAGAGTGGCGGATATTTGAGATAAGAGTTAGGAAGGCAGTAAGGCAAACAAAGCACATCTTGACAAGGCCCAGAGGAAGGAGCGTTTATAGGTATCCACGGTGTAAAGAGTGTATGTGCTGGACAGGGTAA
- the LOC120083445 gene encoding O-fucosyltransferase 15 isoform X2 encodes MDDLPISVMGSNFKLNGVIDDPLPGEEDSDSTETRIGISHVRSGSFHSRSGSTTPRNRQTSPTHSPRLAPSRFGSFDQFSGDVQHASSFSGLKLFGFPLNHSSQKFKIDKRAKKRAGTVWYQRKRIKGILFLILLVGLFFFVNWVMLLRLQEQNDRIQEHDDNTVNPGFSGNVSSSRISVQGKRKISRNKWPKGNYGRLLALAAHALAEGENKPEPKDLWQEPVVASSAWKPCADQRNWEPSERNIGYIMVTANGGMNQQRVAVCNAVVLARLLNSTLVVPRFMYSSVWKDVSQFSDIYQEDHFINYMTPDIHIVKELPDNLRSLDLEAIGSVVTDADIIKEAMPRFYLKNILPILIKNKVVHFLGFGNRLAFDPLSFELQRLRCRCNFHALRFVPKIQRTGALLLQRLRQKEGYPGPLDKHLVGSFIESTMKERKARSTKASRYLSVHLRFEIDMVAHSLCEFGGGKEEREELEAYRAVHFPALSLLQKTTKLPSPAELRSEGLCPLTPEEAVLMLAALGFKRKTKIFVAGSQIYGGNTRLTALTSLYPNLVTKEKLLSTTELEPFKNFSSQLAALDFIGCTAADAFAMTDSGSQLSSLVSGYRIYYGGGRMPTIRPNKRRLASIFSRNNTIEWRIFEIRVRKAVRQTKHILTRPRGRSVYRYPRCKECMCWTG; translated from the exons ATGGATGATCTTCCAATCTCTGTAATGGGATCAAATTTCAAGCTGAATGGCGTCATCGACGACCCACTGCCCGGAGAAGAAGACTCCGATTCGACGGAAACCAGGATTGGCATCAGTCATGTGCGTTCTGGTTCATTCCATTCTCGCTCTGGCTCCACCACGCCGAGGAATCGTCAAACCTCACCGACCCATTCTCCCCGCCTCGCTCCGAGTCGATTCGGGAGCTTCGACCAATTCTCAGGTGATGTTCAACACGCGTCTTCGTTTTCAGGGCTCAAGCTTTTTGGGTTTCCGTTGAATCATAGCTCGCAGAAATTTAAAATCGATAAGCGGGCAAAGAAGAGGGCGGGGACAGTGTGGTACCAGAGGAAGCGAATCAAAGggattttgtttttgattttgtTGGTTGGCTTGTTTTTCTTTGTGAATTGGGTCATGCTTTTGAGACTACAAGAACAAAATGATAGAATTCAAGAACACGATGATAACACAGTCAATCCTGGATTTTCTGGGAATGTGTCTTCTTCGAGGATTTCAGTTCAG GGAAAAAGGAAGATTAGTCGAAATAAATGGCCGAAGGGTAACTATGGTAGATTGTTGGCTTTGGCCGCCCACGCATTGGCTGAG GGAGAAAACAAACCGGAGCCAAAGGATTTGTGGCAGGAGCCAGTGGTTGCTTCGTCTGCTTGGAAGCCATGTGCTGATCAACGCAATTGGGAGCCCAGCG AGAGAAATATCGGATACATTATGGTTACTGCAAACGGTGGAATGAATCAACAGCGAGTAGCT GTTTGCAATGCTGTTGTCCTGGCACGACTACTTAATTCAACTCTGGTTGTTCCCAGATTTATGTACAGTAGCGTTTGGAAAGATGTGAG TCAATTCAGCGATATCTACCAGGAGGATCATTTTATTAACTACATGACTCCTGACATCCATATAGTGAAAGAACTTCCGGATAATTTACGGTCCTTAGACTTGGAGGCAATTGGAAGTGTG GTAACGGATGCTGACATTATCAAAGAGGCCATGCCTAGATTCTACTTGAAAAACATTCTTCCTATTCTAATTAAGAATAAGGTTGTGCATTTCCTGGGTTTTGGTAATCGGTTGGCATTTGACCCTTTGTCATTTGAGTTACAG AGACTTCGATGCAGATGCAATTTTCATGCCCTGAGGTTTGTTCCTAAAATTCAAAGAACTGGTGCTTTGCTTCTTCAAAGGCTACGTCAAAAAGAAGGCTACCCAGGACCATTGGACAAACATCTTGTGGGTTCATTTATAGAATCAACAATGAAGGAAAGAAAAGCTCGCTCAACAAAAGCTTCTAGATACCTATCTGTACATTTGAGATTTGAAATTGATATGGTAGCTCATTCTCTCTGTGAATTTGGTGGAggcaaagaagaaagagaagagttgGAAGCTTATCGAGCAGTCCATTTCCCTGCATTGTCTCTTCTCCAGAAAACTACTAA ATTACCTTCTCCTGCAGAACTTAGGTCAGAAGGTCTTTGTCCTTTGACACCTGAGGAAGCTGTACTTATGCTTGCTGCTCTTGGTTTCAAACGCAAGACAAAGATATTTGTAGCAGGCTCGCAGATATATGGAGGAAATACAAGGTTGACTGCTCTAACTAGTCTGTATCCTAATCTGGTTACAAAGGAGAAGTTGCTTTCAACAACCGAGCTTGAACCTTtcaagaacttttcttctcag TTAGCAGCACTGGACTTCATAGGCTGCACAGCTGCGGATGCATTTGCAATGACAGACTCTGGTAGTCAATTGTCATCTCTTGTGTCTGGTTATCGGATATACTATGGCGGTGGAAGGATGCCTACAATTCGACCAAACAAGCGAAGGCTTGCAAGCATATTTTCAAGGAACAACACTATAGAGTGGCGGATATTTGAGATAAGAGTTAGGAAGGCAGTAAGGCAAACAAAGCACATCTTGACAAGGCCCAGAGGAAGGAGCGTTTATAGGTATCCACGGTGTAAAGAGTGTATGTGCTGGACAGGGTAA
- the LOC120083445 gene encoding O-fucosyltransferase 15 isoform X3, which translates to MDDLPISVMGSNFKLNGVIDDPLPGEEDSDSTETRIGISHVRSGSFHSRSGSTTPRNRQTSPTHSPRLAPSRFGSFDQFSGDVQHASSFSGLKLFGFPLNHSSQKFKIDKRAKKRAGTVWYQRKRIKGILFLILLVGLFFFVNWVMLLRLQEQNDRIQEHDDNTVNPGFSGNVSSSRISVQGKRKISRNKWPKGNYGRLLALAAHALAEGENKPEPKDLWQEPVVASSAWKPCADQRNWEPSVERNIGYIMVTANGGMNQQRVAVCNAVVLARLLNSTLVVPRFMYSSVWKDVSDIYQEDHFINYMTPDIHIVKELPDNLRSLDLEAIGSVVTDADIIKEAMPRFYLKNILPILIKNKVVHFLGFGNRLAFDPLSFELQRLRCRCNFHALRFVPKIQRTGALLLQRLRQKEGYPGPLDKHLVGSFIESTMKERKARSTKASRYLSVHLRFEIDMVAHSLCEFGGGKEEREELEAYRAVHFPALSLLQKTTKLPSPAELRSEGLCPLTPEEAVLMLAALGFKRKTKIFVAGSQIYGGNTRLTALTSLYPNLVTKEKLLSTTELEPFKNFSSQLAALDFIGCTAADAFAMTDSGSQLSSLVSGYRIYYGGGRMPTIRPNKRRLASIFSRNNTIEWRIFEIRVRKAVRQTKHILTRPRGRSVYRYPRCKECMCWTG; encoded by the exons ATGGATGATCTTCCAATCTCTGTAATGGGATCAAATTTCAAGCTGAATGGCGTCATCGACGACCCACTGCCCGGAGAAGAAGACTCCGATTCGACGGAAACCAGGATTGGCATCAGTCATGTGCGTTCTGGTTCATTCCATTCTCGCTCTGGCTCCACCACGCCGAGGAATCGTCAAACCTCACCGACCCATTCTCCCCGCCTCGCTCCGAGTCGATTCGGGAGCTTCGACCAATTCTCAGGTGATGTTCAACACGCGTCTTCGTTTTCAGGGCTCAAGCTTTTTGGGTTTCCGTTGAATCATAGCTCGCAGAAATTTAAAATCGATAAGCGGGCAAAGAAGAGGGCGGGGACAGTGTGGTACCAGAGGAAGCGAATCAAAGggattttgtttttgattttgtTGGTTGGCTTGTTTTTCTTTGTGAATTGGGTCATGCTTTTGAGACTACAAGAACAAAATGATAGAATTCAAGAACACGATGATAACACAGTCAATCCTGGATTTTCTGGGAATGTGTCTTCTTCGAGGATTTCAGTTCAG GGAAAAAGGAAGATTAGTCGAAATAAATGGCCGAAGGGTAACTATGGTAGATTGTTGGCTTTGGCCGCCCACGCATTGGCTGAG GGAGAAAACAAACCGGAGCCAAAGGATTTGTGGCAGGAGCCAGTGGTTGCTTCGTCTGCTTGGAAGCCATGTGCTGATCAACGCAATTGGGAGCCCAGCG TAGAGAGAAATATCGGATACATTATGGTTACTGCAAACGGTGGAATGAATCAACAGCGAGTAGCT GTTTGCAATGCTGTTGTCCTGGCACGACTACTTAATTCAACTCTGGTTGTTCCCAGATTTATGTACAGTAGCGTTTGGAAAGATGTGAG CGATATCTACCAGGAGGATCATTTTATTAACTACATGACTCCTGACATCCATATAGTGAAAGAACTTCCGGATAATTTACGGTCCTTAGACTTGGAGGCAATTGGAAGTGTG GTAACGGATGCTGACATTATCAAAGAGGCCATGCCTAGATTCTACTTGAAAAACATTCTTCCTATTCTAATTAAGAATAAGGTTGTGCATTTCCTGGGTTTTGGTAATCGGTTGGCATTTGACCCTTTGTCATTTGAGTTACAG AGACTTCGATGCAGATGCAATTTTCATGCCCTGAGGTTTGTTCCTAAAATTCAAAGAACTGGTGCTTTGCTTCTTCAAAGGCTACGTCAAAAAGAAGGCTACCCAGGACCATTGGACAAACATCTTGTGGGTTCATTTATAGAATCAACAATGAAGGAAAGAAAAGCTCGCTCAACAAAAGCTTCTAGATACCTATCTGTACATTTGAGATTTGAAATTGATATGGTAGCTCATTCTCTCTGTGAATTTGGTGGAggcaaagaagaaagagaagagttgGAAGCTTATCGAGCAGTCCATTTCCCTGCATTGTCTCTTCTCCAGAAAACTACTAA ATTACCTTCTCCTGCAGAACTTAGGTCAGAAGGTCTTTGTCCTTTGACACCTGAGGAAGCTGTACTTATGCTTGCTGCTCTTGGTTTCAAACGCAAGACAAAGATATTTGTAGCAGGCTCGCAGATATATGGAGGAAATACAAGGTTGACTGCTCTAACTAGTCTGTATCCTAATCTGGTTACAAAGGAGAAGTTGCTTTCAACAACCGAGCTTGAACCTTtcaagaacttttcttctcag TTAGCAGCACTGGACTTCATAGGCTGCACAGCTGCGGATGCATTTGCAATGACAGACTCTGGTAGTCAATTGTCATCTCTTGTGTCTGGTTATCGGATATACTATGGCGGTGGAAGGATGCCTACAATTCGACCAAACAAGCGAAGGCTTGCAAGCATATTTTCAAGGAACAACACTATAGAGTGGCGGATATTTGAGATAAGAGTTAGGAAGGCAGTAAGGCAAACAAAGCACATCTTGACAAGGCCCAGAGGAAGGAGCGTTTATAGGTATCCACGGTGTAAAGAGTGTATGTGCTGGACAGGGTAA
- the LOC120083445 gene encoding O-fucosyltransferase 15 isoform X1 has translation MDDLPISVMGSNFKLNGVIDDPLPGEEDSDSTETRIGISHVRSGSFHSRSGSTTPRNRQTSPTHSPRLAPSRFGSFDQFSGDVQHASSFSGLKLFGFPLNHSSQKFKIDKRAKKRAGTVWYQRKRIKGILFLILLVGLFFFVNWVMLLRLQEQNDRIQEHDDNTVNPGFSGNVSSSRISVQGKRKISRNKWPKGNYGRLLALAAHALAEGENKPEPKDLWQEPVVASSAWKPCADQRNWEPSVERNIGYIMVTANGGMNQQRVAVCNAVVLARLLNSTLVVPRFMYSSVWKDVSQFSDIYQEDHFINYMTPDIHIVKELPDNLRSLDLEAIGSVVTDADIIKEAMPRFYLKNILPILIKNKVVHFLGFGNRLAFDPLSFELQRLRCRCNFHALRFVPKIQRTGALLLQRLRQKEGYPGPLDKHLVGSFIESTMKERKARSTKASRYLSVHLRFEIDMVAHSLCEFGGGKEEREELEAYRAVHFPALSLLQKTTKLPSPAELRSEGLCPLTPEEAVLMLAALGFKRKTKIFVAGSQIYGGNTRLTALTSLYPNLVTKEKLLSTTELEPFKNFSSQLAALDFIGCTAADAFAMTDSGSQLSSLVSGYRIYYGGGRMPTIRPNKRRLASIFSRNNTIEWRIFEIRVRKAVRQTKHILTRPRGRSVYRYPRCKECMCWTG, from the exons ATGGATGATCTTCCAATCTCTGTAATGGGATCAAATTTCAAGCTGAATGGCGTCATCGACGACCCACTGCCCGGAGAAGAAGACTCCGATTCGACGGAAACCAGGATTGGCATCAGTCATGTGCGTTCTGGTTCATTCCATTCTCGCTCTGGCTCCACCACGCCGAGGAATCGTCAAACCTCACCGACCCATTCTCCCCGCCTCGCTCCGAGTCGATTCGGGAGCTTCGACCAATTCTCAGGTGATGTTCAACACGCGTCTTCGTTTTCAGGGCTCAAGCTTTTTGGGTTTCCGTTGAATCATAGCTCGCAGAAATTTAAAATCGATAAGCGGGCAAAGAAGAGGGCGGGGACAGTGTGGTACCAGAGGAAGCGAATCAAAGggattttgtttttgattttgtTGGTTGGCTTGTTTTTCTTTGTGAATTGGGTCATGCTTTTGAGACTACAAGAACAAAATGATAGAATTCAAGAACACGATGATAACACAGTCAATCCTGGATTTTCTGGGAATGTGTCTTCTTCGAGGATTTCAGTTCAG GGAAAAAGGAAGATTAGTCGAAATAAATGGCCGAAGGGTAACTATGGTAGATTGTTGGCTTTGGCCGCCCACGCATTGGCTGAG GGAGAAAACAAACCGGAGCCAAAGGATTTGTGGCAGGAGCCAGTGGTTGCTTCGTCTGCTTGGAAGCCATGTGCTGATCAACGCAATTGGGAGCCCAGCG TAGAGAGAAATATCGGATACATTATGGTTACTGCAAACGGTGGAATGAATCAACAGCGAGTAGCT GTTTGCAATGCTGTTGTCCTGGCACGACTACTTAATTCAACTCTGGTTGTTCCCAGATTTATGTACAGTAGCGTTTGGAAAGATGTGAG TCAATTCAGCGATATCTACCAGGAGGATCATTTTATTAACTACATGACTCCTGACATCCATATAGTGAAAGAACTTCCGGATAATTTACGGTCCTTAGACTTGGAGGCAATTGGAAGTGTG GTAACGGATGCTGACATTATCAAAGAGGCCATGCCTAGATTCTACTTGAAAAACATTCTTCCTATTCTAATTAAGAATAAGGTTGTGCATTTCCTGGGTTTTGGTAATCGGTTGGCATTTGACCCTTTGTCATTTGAGTTACAG AGACTTCGATGCAGATGCAATTTTCATGCCCTGAGGTTTGTTCCTAAAATTCAAAGAACTGGTGCTTTGCTTCTTCAAAGGCTACGTCAAAAAGAAGGCTACCCAGGACCATTGGACAAACATCTTGTGGGTTCATTTATAGAATCAACAATGAAGGAAAGAAAAGCTCGCTCAACAAAAGCTTCTAGATACCTATCTGTACATTTGAGATTTGAAATTGATATGGTAGCTCATTCTCTCTGTGAATTTGGTGGAggcaaagaagaaagagaagagttgGAAGCTTATCGAGCAGTCCATTTCCCTGCATTGTCTCTTCTCCAGAAAACTACTAA ATTACCTTCTCCTGCAGAACTTAGGTCAGAAGGTCTTTGTCCTTTGACACCTGAGGAAGCTGTACTTATGCTTGCTGCTCTTGGTTTCAAACGCAAGACAAAGATATTTGTAGCAGGCTCGCAGATATATGGAGGAAATACAAGGTTGACTGCTCTAACTAGTCTGTATCCTAATCTGGTTACAAAGGAGAAGTTGCTTTCAACAACCGAGCTTGAACCTTtcaagaacttttcttctcag TTAGCAGCACTGGACTTCATAGGCTGCACAGCTGCGGATGCATTTGCAATGACAGACTCTGGTAGTCAATTGTCATCTCTTGTGTCTGGTTATCGGATATACTATGGCGGTGGAAGGATGCCTACAATTCGACCAAACAAGCGAAGGCTTGCAAGCATATTTTCAAGGAACAACACTATAGAGTGGCGGATATTTGAGATAAGAGTTAGGAAGGCAGTAAGGCAAACAAAGCACATCTTGACAAGGCCCAGAGGAAGGAGCGTTTATAGGTATCCACGGTGTAAAGAGTGTATGTGCTGGACAGGGTAA